A region of Epinephelus fuscoguttatus linkage group LG1, E.fuscoguttatus.final_Chr_v1 DNA encodes the following proteins:
- the ncoa3 gene encoding nuclear receptor coactivator 3 isoform X3: protein MSGVGDNSLEPLCSDRKRKLSTCDTPGLGCDKRRREQESKYIEELAELISANLSNIDSFNVKPDKCAILKETVRQIRQIKEQGKSSCSDDDVQKADVSSTGQGVIDKDHLGPLLLQALDGFLFVVNREGNIVFVSDNVTQYLQYKQEELINTSVYNIIHDEDKEEFHKNLPKSNAPNGASWGGEAPRQKSHTFNCRMLVNFVHGQSHGLPEERPGGQRYETMQCFALTQPRAMMEEGEDLQSCMICVARRIIAVERTERFSTRHELSGKMIEIEQNTSLHTTMRPGWEDLVRRCMQMFLNRSEGQPWSYKRHYQDAFHNGHAETPLYRFSLSDGTPVTAQTRSDLCRNPTTNEPHSFLSTHLLQREPNGYRGNQGGGMRPQNMGVNNPNQQMNMGPGGGIGMNRGYSMAEQGNMQQRGVPPYTGGNRMNPMNQMNQMNPMNQMNPMHQMNQMNSMHQMNNMGQMTQMNQMNSMHQMNSPMNSMNQMGPMNQMGHHGMHQQQHQHQQMGQFHGGGPGSGGYGMGMTSPPQASPGINGPPHNVMGSPRVRGSPKMGASPFSPGGMNSPMGSSHPGNSGGGGGGGTTFSSSSLNALQAISEGVGNPMPSPLTSPPPHKPDSSPSINSTNQAPGGPCKPNLPAYSDSKSPGSSLGAGAEQQSQPHPHTPTSEGLPDKPDSQASRETGPAGGEPNRRVPDTKCHKKLLQLLTSPTDELVPPNHTPSSGPSSTPEAKDGTAGVTSPSSSTGVSSSTGGNHSTVSSSGSTGHLTSQSLQAKHKILHKLLQNGNTPDEVARITAEATGKSSLDSETSEPAATGGVRGSESKQEQHSPKKEKPHALLHYLLNKDDSKEGGDIKPKLEELEGRGAQGAGVTSSDPHCMDGKVKIEPSDEAETLETILGVPRNNSGFYPEPDSRAGKEVGNKQGNMPESLHDGDRGPMPPAQRSAYQRALSMDAKPMGGEVAVGGGLAGRRNVPCPTLVKQEKMDAPIRPGPIPNGFPGGMGGMGRGMPQRPPMSAPGDWGMPRSGGSPVAGPGHPGMGRSGPMGGPMINRSNSVPGKTRSMLQQQLMDMGNNEASMGMSPFGGHGPPPQSPSWPDAPMGMDRPQSNKNRDQFGNPLEELLGPLVNSEGPSDERALLDQLDSLLNTTDVIALQEIDRALGIPEIVGQTHGPEGNQQGPERGQGQRPPSESFPGPDSSLGMDQKPMYNQGYPGPPGPSSMGMQPGYGGNTMQGQSPGGFNPMMNQVGQTGGFPGMAGMAGMGTPRANMMRPRMMTATKPLRLQLQQRLQGQQFMNQTRQGIKMEHAPGGNPAMHSGMQPGMQPGMQPGMQPGMQPAGMGGQPGFLNAQMMAQRSREMMTMQMRRQRMMMLMQQQQQQGQGQAAARGFSPPPNVTAPGGMDSPMGGPPMNQPGQQGFNYGGNYGMNQQGDPSFMAPGSSPPANMMQGRMGGPPQNTMMQGMQGNPQGGPMYPSGDMKGWPQGGMPRNNTYPQQQFPQQGNQGQFGPMMMNSSMGGPGPVSGAGAGQMGQMPGQRQGQMQGQMQGQIGMNPMGMGRMPMGPDQKYC, encoded by the exons ATGAGTGGCGTAGGAGACAACTCGTTGGAGCCACTGTGCTCCGACCGCAAACGTAAACTGTCCACCTGTGACACACCAGGCTTAGG GTGTGACAAGCGTCGGAGGGAACAGGAGAGCAAGTACATCGAGGAGCTGGCTGAGCTCATCTCTGCCAACCTCTCCAACATTGACAGCTTCAACGTCAAGCCTGACAAATGTGCCATCCTCAAGGAGACTGTGAGACAGATCAGACAAATCAAAGAGCAAG GAAAGAGCTCTTGCAGTGATGACGATGTCCAGAAGGCGGATGTGTCTTCCACTGGTCAAGGGGTCATTGACAAGGACCATCTGGGACCGCTGCTCCTACAG GCCTTGGATGGCTTCCTGTTTGTGGTCAACCGAGAGGGCAACATCGTATTTGTGTCAGACAACGTGACGCAGTACCTGCAGTACAAGCAGGAGGAGCTGATCAACACCAGTGTGTACAATATCATCCATGACGAGGACAAGGAGGAGTTTCACAAGAATCTCCCCAAGTCTAATG CACCAAATGGGGCATCGTGGGGTGGAGAGGCACCCCGGCAAAAGAGCCACACCTTCAACTGTCGCATGCTGGTGAACTTTGTTCATGGTCAGAGTCATGGGTTGCCGGAAGAGCGGCCTGGGGGCCAGCGCTATGAGACCATGCAGTGTTTTGCCCTCACTCAGCCCCGGGCCATgatggaggagggagaag ATTTGCAGTCATGTATGATCTGTGTGGCACGACGCATCATTGCGgtggagaggacagagagattTAGCACACGCCATGAACTGTCTG gtaaaatgattgaaattgaacagaACACCTCTCTTCACACCACGATGCGTCCAGGCTGGGAGGATCTGGTGAGGCGCTGCATGCAAATGTTCCTCAATCGAAGTGAGGGACAACCGTGGTCCTACAAACGGCACTATCAAGATG CTTTCCATAATGGCCATGCGGAGACCCCACTCTACCGCTTCTCGCTCTCTGATGGCACCCCAGTCACAGCCCAGACCAGGAGTGACCTCTGCAGGAATCCCACCACCAATGAACCGCACTCTTTCCTCTCCACACACTTGCTACAAAG GGAGCCGAATGGTTATCGTGGAAACCAGGGAGGAGGAATGAGGCCTCAAAACATGGGTGTGAACAACCCCAACCAGCAGATGAACATGGGCCCAGGAGGGGGCATTGGCATGAACAGGGGCTACAGCATGGCTGAACAAGGCAACATGCAACAAAGAGGAGTGCCTCCATACACTGGGGGCAACCGCATGAACCCCATGAACCAGATGAATCAAATGAATCCCATGAACCAGATGAATCCCATGCATCAGATGAATCAAATGAATTCCATGCATCAGATGAACAACATGGGTCAAATGACTCAGATGAATCAAATGAATTCCATGCACCAAATGAACTCCCCCATGAACTCCATGAACCAAATGGGGCCCATGAATCAGATGGGCCACCATGGCatgcatcagcagcagcaccagcatcAGCAGATGGGTCAGTTCCATGGAGGCGGACCTGGAAGTGGAGGGTACGGGATGGGAATGACCAGTCCCCCCCAGGCCAGTCCAGGGATTAACGGCCCCCCACACAACGTCATGGGTTCACCCAGAGTCCGAGGAAGCCCCAAGATGGGTGCCAGCCCCTTCTCTCCCGGAG GTATGAACTCTCCCATGGGCTCCAGTCACCCTGGTAACTctggaggcggaggaggaggagggaccaCATTCTCCAGCAGCTCCCTGAATGCCCTCCAAGCCATTAGTGAGGGAGTAGGCAATCCTATGCCCTCACCCCTCacctctcctccccctcacaAGCCTGACAGCTCCCCGAGCATCAACTCCACCAACCAAGCACCAGGGGGACCCTGTAAACCAAACCTCCCAGCCTACTCCGACTCCAAGAGCCCAGGCAGCTCACTGGGTGCCGgagcagagcagcagtctcAACCGCACCCACACACGCCCACCAGCGAGGGCCTACCTGACAAGCCAGACAGCCAGGCCAGCAGAGAGACGGGTCCGGCAGGGGGAGAACCCAACCGACGAGTCCCTGACACCAAGTGCCACAAGAAGCTTCTGCAGCTCCTCACCTCCCCTACAGATGAGCTGGTGCCACCTAATCACACACCGAGCTCCGGGCCCAGCTCTACACCGGAGGCTAAGGACGGAACAGCCGGTGTCACTAGCCCCTCCTCATCAACAGGAGTGTCCTCCTCTACAGGCGGGAATCACAGCACCGTATCCTCCTCTGGCAGCACAGGACATTTGACAAGTCAGTCATTGCAGGCGAAGCACAAGATCCTCCACAAGCTTCTGCAGAATGGAAACACTCCGGACGAGGTGGCTCGTATCACAGCCGAGGCCACTGGGAAGAGCAGCCTGGATTCAGAGACATCGGAGCCCGCAGCCACTGGAGGGGTTAGGGGATCTGAATCAAAGCAGGAGCAGCACAGCCCTAAGAAGGAGAAGCCCCACGCCCTCCTGCACTACCTCCTCAATAAGGATGACTCTAAAGAAGGTGGAGACATCAAGCCaaagctggaggagctggaggggaGAGGAGCTCAGGGTGCAGGGGTCACCAGCTCAGACCCCCACTGCATGGATGGCAAAGTCAAGATAGAGCCATCTGATGAG GCGGAGACCCTGGAGACCATTCTGGGTGTCCCGAGGAACAACTCTGGCTTCTACCCTGAGCCAGACTCCAGAGCGGGGAAGGAAGTAGGAAACAAACAGGGAAATATGCCTGAAAGTTTACATG atggGGATAGAGGCCCAATGCCTCCAGCTCAGCGTAGTGCCTATCAAAGAGCCTTGTCCATGGATGCCAAGCCCATGGGTGGAGAGGTAGCAGTAGGTGGTGGGCTCGCCGGTAGACGGAACGTCCCCTGTCCCACGTTGGTCAAACAGGAGAAGATGGATGCGCCAATCCGGCCTGGACCCATCCCGAATGGCTTTCCAGGGGGCATGG gaggTATGGGCAGAGGAATGCCGCAGCGACCTCCCATGTCAGCACCAGGGGACTGGGGGATGCCGAGGTCCGGTGGTAGCCCTGTGGCCGGACCAGGACACCCAGGCATGGGTCGTTCTGGTCCAATGGGAGGACCCATGATTAACCGCTCCAACAGTGTACCTGGAAAGACCAGGTCTATGCTGCAGCAGCAACTCATGGATATGG GTAACAATGAAGCCAGTATGGGTATGAGCCCGTTTGGTGGACATGGACCCCCACCTCAGTCCCCCTCCTGGCCAGACGCTCCCATGGGAATGGACAGGCCGCAGAGTAACAAAAACAG GGACCAGTTTGGGAACCCCCTGGAGGAGCTGCTGGGGCCCCTGGTCAACAGTGAGGGCCCAAGTGATGAACGGGCACTTCTTGACCAGCTGGACTCTCTGCTCAATACCACTGATGTCATTGCTCTGCAGGAGATAGACCGAGCCCTTGGCATCCCTGAAATAGTAGGACAG ACCCATGGACCTGAAGGCAACCAACAGGGCCCAGAGCGAGGCCAGGGTCAGCGCCCGCCTTCGGAGTCTTTCCCAGGGCCAGACTCCTCCTTAGGCATGGACCAAAAACCCATGTATAACCAAGGTTACCCGGGGCCCCCGGGGCCCTCCTCTATGGGCATGCAGCCTGGTTATGGTGGCAACACGATGCAGGGCCAGTCTCCTGGAGGCTTCAACCCCATGATGAATCAAGTGGGTCAGACAGGGGGCTTTCCTGGCATGGCGGGCATGGCTGGTATGGGCACCCCCCGTGCAAACATGATGCGACCTCGCATGATGACTGCCACCAAACCTCTGcgactgcagctgcagcagagactgCAAGGACAGCag TTTATGAACCAGACCCGACAAGGCATTAAGATGGAACATGCCCCCGGAGGAAACCCTGCAATGCATTCAGGCATGCAACCTGGTATGCAGCCTGGCATGCAGCCTGGCATGCAACCAGGCATGCAGCCTGCAGGCATGGGTGGTCAG cCTGGTTTCCTGAATGCCCAGATGATGGCTCAGCGCAGCAGGGAGATGATGACCATGCAGATGAGGAGGCAGCGGATGATGATGCtgatgcagcagcaacagcagcagggacagggacaggcagCAGCAAGAGGCTTCAGCCCTCCTCCAAATGTCACCGCACCAGGAGGCATGGACAGTCCCATGGGAGGCCCCCCTATGAACCAGCCTGGGCAGCAGGGCTTCAACTATGGAGGTAACTATG GGATGAACCAGCAGGGGGACCCATCATTCATGGCTCCAGGCAGCAGCCCACCAGCAAACATGATGCAGGGACGAATGGGAGGTCCTCCTCAGAACACCATGATGCAGGGGATGCAAGGCAATCCACAGGGAGGGCCCATGTACCCATCTGGGGACATGAAAGGCTGGCCACAGGGCGGCATGCCACGCAACAA caCATACCCCCAGCAACAGTTCCCCCAGCAGGGCAACCAGGGCCAGTTTGGACCCATGATGATGAACAGCTCCATGGGTGGACCCGGGCCTGTCAGCGGGGCTGGTGCAGGACAGATGGGCCAAATGCCAGGACAGAGGCAGGGCCAGATGCAGGGCCAGATGCAGGGCCAAATAGGCATGAACCCTATGGGAATGGGCAGAATGCCAATGGGACCTGATCAG aAGTATTGCTGA
- the ncoa3 gene encoding nuclear receptor coactivator 3 isoform X2 — protein sequence MSGVGDNSLEPLCSDRKRKLSTCDTPGLGCDKRRREQESKYIEELAELISANLSNIDSFNVKPDKCAILKETVRQIRQIKEQGKSSCSDDDVQKADVSSTGQGVIDKDHLGPLLLQALDGFLFVVNREGNIVFVSDNVTQYLQYKQEELINTSVYNIIHDEDKEEFHKNLPKSNAPNGASWGGEAPRQKSHTFNCRMLVNFVHGQSHGLPEERPGGQRYETMQCFALTQPRAMMEEGEDLQSCMICVARRIIAVERTERFSTRHELSGKMIEIEQNTSLHTTMRPGWEDLVRRCMQMFLNRSEGQPWSYKRHYQDAFHNGHAETPLYRFSLSDGTPVTAQTRSDLCRNPTTNEPHSFLSTHLLQREPNGYRGNQGGGMRPQNMGVNNPNQQMNMGPGGGIGMNRGYSMAEQGNMQQRGVPPYTGGNRMNPMNQMNQMNPMNQMNPMHQMNQMNSMHQMNNMGQMTQMNQMNSMHQMNSPMNSMNQMGPMNQMGHHGMHQQQHQHQQMGQFHGGGPGSGGYGMGMTSPPQASPGINGPPHNVMGSPRVRGSPKMGASPFSPGGMNSPMGSSHPGNSGGGGGGGTTFSSSSLNALQAISEGVGNPMPSPLTSPPPHKPDSSPSINSTNQAPGGPCKPNLPAYSDSKSPGSSLGAGAEQQSQPHPHTPTSEGLPDKPDSQASRETGPAGGEPNRRVPDTKCHKKLLQLLTSPTDELVPPNHTPSSGPSSTPEAKDGTAGVTSPSSSTGVSSSTGGNHSTVSSSGSTGHLTSQSLQAKHKILHKLLQNGNTPDEVARITAEATGKSSLDSETSEPAATGGVRGSESKQEQHSPKKEKPHALLHYLLNKDDSKEGGDIKPKLEELEGRGAQGAGVTSSDPHCMDGKVKIEPSDEAETLETILGVPRNNSGFYPEPDSRAGKEVGNKQGNMPESLHDGDRGPMPPAQRSAYQRALSMDAKPMGGEVAVGGGLAGRRNVPCPTLVKQEKMDAPIRPGPIPNGFPGGMGVCSPRGNPTRGMGRGMPQRPPMSAPGDWGMPRSGGSPVAGPGHPGMGRSGPMGGPMINRSNSVPGKTRSMLQQQLMDMGNNEASMGMSPFGGHGPPPQSPSWPDAPMGMDRPQSNKNRDQFGNPLEELLGPLVNSEGPSDERALLDQLDSLLNTTDVIALQEIDRALGIPEIVGQTHGPEGNQQGPERGQGQRPPSESFPGPDSSLGMDQKPMYNQGYPGPPGPSSMGMQPGYGGNTMQGQSPGGFNPMMNQVGQTGGFPGMAGMAGMGTPRANMMRPRMMTATKPLRLQLQQRLQGQQFMNQTRQGIKMEHAPGGNPAMHSGMQPGMQPGMQPGMQPGMQPAGMGGQPGFLNAQMMAQRSREMMTMQMRRQRMMMLMQQQQQQGQGQAAARGFSPPPNVTAPGGMDSPMGGPPMNQPGQQGFNYGGMNQQGDPSFMAPGSSPPANMMQGRMGGPPQNTMMQGMQGNPQGGPMYPSGDMKGWPQGGMPRNNTYPQQQFPQQGNQGQFGPMMMNSSMGGPGPVSGAGAGQMGQMPGQRQGQMQGQMQGQIGMNPMGMGRMPMGPDQKYC from the exons ATGAGTGGCGTAGGAGACAACTCGTTGGAGCCACTGTGCTCCGACCGCAAACGTAAACTGTCCACCTGTGACACACCAGGCTTAGG GTGTGACAAGCGTCGGAGGGAACAGGAGAGCAAGTACATCGAGGAGCTGGCTGAGCTCATCTCTGCCAACCTCTCCAACATTGACAGCTTCAACGTCAAGCCTGACAAATGTGCCATCCTCAAGGAGACTGTGAGACAGATCAGACAAATCAAAGAGCAAG GAAAGAGCTCTTGCAGTGATGACGATGTCCAGAAGGCGGATGTGTCTTCCACTGGTCAAGGGGTCATTGACAAGGACCATCTGGGACCGCTGCTCCTACAG GCCTTGGATGGCTTCCTGTTTGTGGTCAACCGAGAGGGCAACATCGTATTTGTGTCAGACAACGTGACGCAGTACCTGCAGTACAAGCAGGAGGAGCTGATCAACACCAGTGTGTACAATATCATCCATGACGAGGACAAGGAGGAGTTTCACAAGAATCTCCCCAAGTCTAATG CACCAAATGGGGCATCGTGGGGTGGAGAGGCACCCCGGCAAAAGAGCCACACCTTCAACTGTCGCATGCTGGTGAACTTTGTTCATGGTCAGAGTCATGGGTTGCCGGAAGAGCGGCCTGGGGGCCAGCGCTATGAGACCATGCAGTGTTTTGCCCTCACTCAGCCCCGGGCCATgatggaggagggagaag ATTTGCAGTCATGTATGATCTGTGTGGCACGACGCATCATTGCGgtggagaggacagagagattTAGCACACGCCATGAACTGTCTG gtaaaatgattgaaattgaacagaACACCTCTCTTCACACCACGATGCGTCCAGGCTGGGAGGATCTGGTGAGGCGCTGCATGCAAATGTTCCTCAATCGAAGTGAGGGACAACCGTGGTCCTACAAACGGCACTATCAAGATG CTTTCCATAATGGCCATGCGGAGACCCCACTCTACCGCTTCTCGCTCTCTGATGGCACCCCAGTCACAGCCCAGACCAGGAGTGACCTCTGCAGGAATCCCACCACCAATGAACCGCACTCTTTCCTCTCCACACACTTGCTACAAAG GGAGCCGAATGGTTATCGTGGAAACCAGGGAGGAGGAATGAGGCCTCAAAACATGGGTGTGAACAACCCCAACCAGCAGATGAACATGGGCCCAGGAGGGGGCATTGGCATGAACAGGGGCTACAGCATGGCTGAACAAGGCAACATGCAACAAAGAGGAGTGCCTCCATACACTGGGGGCAACCGCATGAACCCCATGAACCAGATGAATCAAATGAATCCCATGAACCAGATGAATCCCATGCATCAGATGAATCAAATGAATTCCATGCATCAGATGAACAACATGGGTCAAATGACTCAGATGAATCAAATGAATTCCATGCACCAAATGAACTCCCCCATGAACTCCATGAACCAAATGGGGCCCATGAATCAGATGGGCCACCATGGCatgcatcagcagcagcaccagcatcAGCAGATGGGTCAGTTCCATGGAGGCGGACCTGGAAGTGGAGGGTACGGGATGGGAATGACCAGTCCCCCCCAGGCCAGTCCAGGGATTAACGGCCCCCCACACAACGTCATGGGTTCACCCAGAGTCCGAGGAAGCCCCAAGATGGGTGCCAGCCCCTTCTCTCCCGGAG GTATGAACTCTCCCATGGGCTCCAGTCACCCTGGTAACTctggaggcggaggaggaggagggaccaCATTCTCCAGCAGCTCCCTGAATGCCCTCCAAGCCATTAGTGAGGGAGTAGGCAATCCTATGCCCTCACCCCTCacctctcctccccctcacaAGCCTGACAGCTCCCCGAGCATCAACTCCACCAACCAAGCACCAGGGGGACCCTGTAAACCAAACCTCCCAGCCTACTCCGACTCCAAGAGCCCAGGCAGCTCACTGGGTGCCGgagcagagcagcagtctcAACCGCACCCACACACGCCCACCAGCGAGGGCCTACCTGACAAGCCAGACAGCCAGGCCAGCAGAGAGACGGGTCCGGCAGGGGGAGAACCCAACCGACGAGTCCCTGACACCAAGTGCCACAAGAAGCTTCTGCAGCTCCTCACCTCCCCTACAGATGAGCTGGTGCCACCTAATCACACACCGAGCTCCGGGCCCAGCTCTACACCGGAGGCTAAGGACGGAACAGCCGGTGTCACTAGCCCCTCCTCATCAACAGGAGTGTCCTCCTCTACAGGCGGGAATCACAGCACCGTATCCTCCTCTGGCAGCACAGGACATTTGACAAGTCAGTCATTGCAGGCGAAGCACAAGATCCTCCACAAGCTTCTGCAGAATGGAAACACTCCGGACGAGGTGGCTCGTATCACAGCCGAGGCCACTGGGAAGAGCAGCCTGGATTCAGAGACATCGGAGCCCGCAGCCACTGGAGGGGTTAGGGGATCTGAATCAAAGCAGGAGCAGCACAGCCCTAAGAAGGAGAAGCCCCACGCCCTCCTGCACTACCTCCTCAATAAGGATGACTCTAAAGAAGGTGGAGACATCAAGCCaaagctggaggagctggaggggaGAGGAGCTCAGGGTGCAGGGGTCACCAGCTCAGACCCCCACTGCATGGATGGCAAAGTCAAGATAGAGCCATCTGATGAG GCGGAGACCCTGGAGACCATTCTGGGTGTCCCGAGGAACAACTCTGGCTTCTACCCTGAGCCAGACTCCAGAGCGGGGAAGGAAGTAGGAAACAAACAGGGAAATATGCCTGAAAGTTTACATG atggGGATAGAGGCCCAATGCCTCCAGCTCAGCGTAGTGCCTATCAAAGAGCCTTGTCCATGGATGCCAAGCCCATGGGTGGAGAGGTAGCAGTAGGTGGTGGGCTCGCCGGTAGACGGAACGTCCCCTGTCCCACGTTGGTCAAACAGGAGAAGATGGATGCGCCAATCCGGCCTGGACCCATCCCGAATGGCTTTCCAGGGGGCATGGGTGTGTGTTCACCACGGGGCAATCCAACAA gaggTATGGGCAGAGGAATGCCGCAGCGACCTCCCATGTCAGCACCAGGGGACTGGGGGATGCCGAGGTCCGGTGGTAGCCCTGTGGCCGGACCAGGACACCCAGGCATGGGTCGTTCTGGTCCAATGGGAGGACCCATGATTAACCGCTCCAACAGTGTACCTGGAAAGACCAGGTCTATGCTGCAGCAGCAACTCATGGATATGG GTAACAATGAAGCCAGTATGGGTATGAGCCCGTTTGGTGGACATGGACCCCCACCTCAGTCCCCCTCCTGGCCAGACGCTCCCATGGGAATGGACAGGCCGCAGAGTAACAAAAACAG GGACCAGTTTGGGAACCCCCTGGAGGAGCTGCTGGGGCCCCTGGTCAACAGTGAGGGCCCAAGTGATGAACGGGCACTTCTTGACCAGCTGGACTCTCTGCTCAATACCACTGATGTCATTGCTCTGCAGGAGATAGACCGAGCCCTTGGCATCCCTGAAATAGTAGGACAG ACCCATGGACCTGAAGGCAACCAACAGGGCCCAGAGCGAGGCCAGGGTCAGCGCCCGCCTTCGGAGTCTTTCCCAGGGCCAGACTCCTCCTTAGGCATGGACCAAAAACCCATGTATAACCAAGGTTACCCGGGGCCCCCGGGGCCCTCCTCTATGGGCATGCAGCCTGGTTATGGTGGCAACACGATGCAGGGCCAGTCTCCTGGAGGCTTCAACCCCATGATGAATCAAGTGGGTCAGACAGGGGGCTTTCCTGGCATGGCGGGCATGGCTGGTATGGGCACCCCCCGTGCAAACATGATGCGACCTCGCATGATGACTGCCACCAAACCTCTGcgactgcagctgcagcagagactgCAAGGACAGCag TTTATGAACCAGACCCGACAAGGCATTAAGATGGAACATGCCCCCGGAGGAAACCCTGCAATGCATTCAGGCATGCAACCTGGTATGCAGCCTGGCATGCAGCCTGGCATGCAACCAGGCATGCAGCCTGCAGGCATGGGTGGTCAG cCTGGTTTCCTGAATGCCCAGATGATGGCTCAGCGCAGCAGGGAGATGATGACCATGCAGATGAGGAGGCAGCGGATGATGATGCtgatgcagcagcaacagcagcagggacagggacaggcagCAGCAAGAGGCTTCAGCCCTCCTCCAAATGTCACCGCACCAGGAGGCATGGACAGTCCCATGGGAGGCCCCCCTATGAACCAGCCTGGGCAGCAGGGCTTCAACTATGGAG GGATGAACCAGCAGGGGGACCCATCATTCATGGCTCCAGGCAGCAGCCCACCAGCAAACATGATGCAGGGACGAATGGGAGGTCCTCCTCAGAACACCATGATGCAGGGGATGCAAGGCAATCCACAGGGAGGGCCCATGTACCCATCTGGGGACATGAAAGGCTGGCCACAGGGCGGCATGCCACGCAACAA caCATACCCCCAGCAACAGTTCCCCCAGCAGGGCAACCAGGGCCAGTTTGGACCCATGATGATGAACAGCTCCATGGGTGGACCCGGGCCTGTCAGCGGGGCTGGTGCAGGACAGATGGGCCAAATGCCAGGACAGAGGCAGGGCCAGATGCAGGGCCAGATGCAGGGCCAAATAGGCATGAACCCTATGGGAATGGGCAGAATGCCAATGGGACCTGATCAG aAGTATTGCTGA